The following is a genomic window from Pseudomonadota bacterium.
GCCAGATGACGCTGCGGGTGGCATTTGATGTGGCGACGGATCCCAATATTGACCAGGTTCTTACACAGATGCGTCAGCAGCAAGCTCAGAGCCAGTTGCCGCAGAGTGTCCGGAATTACGGCATTACGAACCCGAAGTCGTTGAGCAGTCCGCTTATGCTCGTTACCCTCTACTCGCCGAAAGGTACATATGATGCAACATTCCTTGCGAATTATGCCTATATCAATATAAATGATCCTTTGTCACGTACCCCGGGCGTCGGTCAGGTGCAGATATTCGGTGCCGGCCAGTATGCGATGAGGCTCTGGTTGAAGCCTGACAAGCTTGCCAAGCTCCAGATTACAGCACCGGAAATCTGGGCAGCCCTCAACGCTCAGAATAAAGTGAATCCTATCGGTCAGGTAGGGGCCGAACCGGTACCGAAGGGCCAGGAGTTTACTTATACTTTGCGGACTCAGGGGCGGCTTGTGACAGAAGAGGAATTCGGGGATATTGTTGTTCGTGCCAAGTCCGACGGCTCCATCGTGCGCGTAAAAGATGTTGCCCGTGTTGAGCTGGGGGCGCAGATGTATAATATCATCGGCAGGATGAACGGGGCCCCGGCAGCCATTCTCGCAGTGTATCAACTGCCTGGTTCCAATGCCATTGAGGCTGCCAGAGGCGTGAGGAAAATGCTGGAAGAGATGAAGCGGCGGTTTCCACAGGACCTCGACTACCGCGTTTCTCTCGATACCACACTGGCAGTCACAGAGGGTATCAACGAAATAGTGCATACCCTGTGGGAGGCGGTACTCCTTGTCATCCTTGTTGTCTTCATCTTTCTGCAGGGATGGAGGGCAACGCTCATCCCGTTGGTTGCCGTGCCTGTATCCCTTATCGGCACCTTTGCCGTCTTCCCCCTGCTCGGGTTTTCCATTAATACCTTATCGCTTTTCGGTCTTGTGCTCGCTATAGGTCTCGTTGTTGACGATGCCATTGTCGTTGTGGAGGCAGTGGAAAAGCATATCGAGGAAGGTATGCCTCCCAAAGAAGCTACAATCAAAGCAATGGAGGAGGTATCCGGTCCGGTTGTGGCCATTGCCCTCATTCTTGCCGCAGTGTTCATTCCTACCGCATTTATCCCGGGGATTACCGGGAGGCTCTATCAGCAATTTGCAGTCACTATTGCTATATCGATGCTCATCTCTGCTTTCAACGCCTTGAGCTTGAGCCCTGCCCTTGCTGCCCTTTTACTCCGGCCGAAGAAGGAATCGCGGGGGATAATGGGCAGGTTTTTTCAGGGTTTCAATCACTGGTTTTCACGGGCTACCGAAGGCTATGTCGGTACCTGCGGTTTTCTGATCAAAAAAGCGGGGCGGAGCCTCATGTTCCTTGCCCTCGTTGCGGTGGCTGTGGCGTTCTTCGGCATGAAGCTCCCCAGCGGATTTCTCCCCGAAGAGGATCAGGGTTTTTTTTATCTCGATGTGCAGTTGCCCGAAGCGTCGTCTCTCCAGCGACTTGATGCGACCTGCAAGCAGATCGAAACTATCCTCCGGCAGACACCCGGTGTTGAGGTTTTTAATACCATCGTCGGCTATAGCATCCTGAGCCAGGTGAATACCACCTACAACGCCTACTTCTCGGTTACCCTGAAACCATGGCATAAACGGAAGAAGGCGGAGGAAAAATATGCCGCTATTATGGCCCGTGTAAATCAAGAGCTTAACAAACTGCCGTCAACCCAGGCCTTTGCCTTCTCGCCTCCTGCGATTCCCGGTATAGGCACATCCGGTGGTATTACCTTCATGCTCGAGGATCGTGCCGGAAAGGGTATTGATTTCCTTGCGGAAAACACGAAAAGGTTTATGGATACAGCCCGAAAGCGGCCGGAATTCGCCTCGGTAACCACTTCGTTTTATCCCGCGGTGCCGCAAATGTATGCCAGCGTGGACCGTGACAAGGCGGTAAAACAGGGTGTGAATCTTGCCGACCTCTACCAGGCGCTGCAGTCCTTTATGGGCGGCCCATTTGTGAATTACTTCAACCGTTTCGGCCGCCAGTGGCAGGTCTATATACTTGCCGACGGCGAATACCGTACGCGGGCGGAAAATATCGGCCAATTCTATGTGCGTAATAAATACGACCAGATGGTCCCCCTGTCAAGCCTTGTGACCATTGAGAAGAGCACCGGACCGGAGTTCACGCAGCGTTATAATGAGTATCGAGCCTCCCAGATTAATGTGATCCAGGCGCCGAAATACAGCTCGGGGCAGGCCATGGCTGCACTGGAAGAGGTGTTCAAACAGACGATGCCGTCCGAGATGGGTTTTGACTATATGGGTATGTCTTATCAGCAGAAGGCGGCCGCCGAAGGCATATCACCTATGGTCATCTTCGGACTCTCACTCTTATTTGTCTTTCTCATCCTTGCGGCACAATACGAGAGCTGGTCTCTGCCTTTCAGCGTGCTCCTCGGTACGCCCATCGCAATTTTCGGGGCCTTTGCGGGGATCTGGCTCCGCTCCATGGAAAATAATGTCTATGCGCAAATCGGGCTGGTAATGCTCATCGGTTTGGCAGCCAAGAATGCGATTCTTATTGTTGAATTTGCGAAGGCCAAATTTGAAGAAGGCAAATCAATAACGGAGGCTGCCCTTGAAGGCGCCCGCATACGTTTGCGGCCGATTCTGATGACTGCCTTTGCCTTTATCCTGGGTACGGTGCCCCTGGCAATTGCCTCGGGTTCAGGGGCGATGTCGCGGCAAATCCTGGGTACGGTAGTGATCGGGGGGATGCTCGCTGCTACGTTAATTGCCGTTTTTTTAATCCCCGTAACCTTTTATGTTATTGAAAAATTTGCGCACAGGCAGGAGACCGAACCTGTTGCAACGCCCCATTTACCTGGCCCGCCCGCAGGTAACTGATTATGTCAAAGTTCTTTATCAACCGTCCCATCGTAGCCATGGTGATTGCCATTATCACAGTCATCGTGGGTATTGTTGCGATGACGAGGCTGCCCATTGCCCAGTTTCCTGATATCGTTCCGCCGGAAATCCTGGTAGAAGCCACCTATACGGGTGCTGACGCATTGACCCTTGAGCAGGCGGTTGCCACCCCCATCGAACAGCAGATGAACGGCGTTGACAACATGCTCTACATGTACTCCATCAATGCCAATAACGGACAGACACAGCTAAGAGTTGATTTTGATGTAGGCACTGATCCGAATACCGATGAAGTGCTCGCGCAGATGCGTTTCGGACAGGCTGAATCCCAATTGCCATCCGAAGTGAATGCCATGGGTGTCACCATAAAGAAATCGGCAAGCAGTCCTCTCGTGGTTTTTGCCATTTATTCGCCGAAAGAGACGTACGATCAGGTATTTCTCGCTAATTATGCCTACATAAATATCAACGATCCGCTCTCGCGGGTCAAGGGTGTCGGTCAGGTGCAGATCTTCGGCGCCGGCCAGTATGCCATGAGGCTCTGGGTAAAACCCGACTATCTCGCAAAGCTCGGTGTCACGGTGAACGACATCACGAATGCCATCAACTCTCAAAATACCGTGAATCCCTCCGGGCAGATCGGTGCAGAACCGGCTCCTCCAGGTCAGGAATTCACCTATACGGTAATAGCGCAGGGCAGGCTTATCAGCGAAAAGGAGTTTGGAGAGATTGTGATCCGGGCCAACAGCGACGGTTCTTTGCTGCGCGTTAAGGATGTTGCCCGTGTTGAACTCGGTGCGCAATCCTACAACATTATAGGCCGCTTTAATGGTAAACCTGCTGCCGTCATTGCCGTATACCAGCTTCCCGGCTCCAATGCAATTGATACCGCCGAACGGACCAAAAAACTCATGGAAGAATGGAAGAAACGCTTCCCTCAGGACCTCGAGTATACCGTTTGCCTCGATACAACGCTGGCGGTTATTGAGGGCATGAGAGAGATTGTAAAGACCCTCATCGAGGCGCTGATCCTTGTTATTATTGTGGTATTCCTCTTTCTGCAAGGCTGGAGGGCCACACTCATCCCGCTCTGTGCCGTGCCGGTATCGCTTGTGGGCACTTTTGCCCTTTTTCCGCTCTTCGGTTTTTCCATTAATACGCTATCGCTCTTCGGTCTGGTGCTTGCTATCGGTCTCGTTGTTGACGATGCCATTGTTGTCGTGGAGGCTGTGGAGAAGCATATCGAGGAAGGTATGCCGCCCAAGGAGGCTACAATCAAAGCAATGGAGGAGGTGTCCGGTCCGGTTGTGGCCATTGCACTCATCCTTGCCGCCGTGTTCATTCCTACCGCATTTATCCCGGGGATCACGGGGAGGCTCTATCAGCAATTTGCTGTTACCATTGCCATTTCAGTCCTCATTTCAGCCTTTAACGCCCTGACGCTCAGTCCTGCACTGGCGGCCCTGCTGCTCCGGCCAAAGACAAAGGGCTCAGGTCTGCTCCAGAAATTCTATGACCTGTTCAACCGTGTTTTTAAGCGTGCAACAGACGGGTATGTGGGTCTCTGCGGCGTTGCCATCAGAAAGACCCTGATCAGTCTTATCATACTTGTCGGGGTTGTGGCAATGTCCGGTATTTTCGCCAGAATGGTGCCGGGCAGTTTTCTTCCCGAGGAGGACCAGGGGTATCAGTTCGCTGCACTCCAGTTACCCTTTGCCGCCTCGCTGCAGCGCACCGATGAGGCCGTGAAGAAGGTTGAAGAAATCATTCAGAAAACCCCGGGTGTGAAATACTGCACGGCAGTCACCGGCTTCAACCTGTTGAGCCAGATTACCAACACATACAGCGGTTTTTTCTTCATAACCCTTGAGGAATGGGCAAAAAGAAAAAAGCCGGAGGAACAATATGAGGCAATTATGATGCACATCTACGAAGAGATGTCCAAGGTGAGCGAGGGTTTCGGTTTTCCTATCTCGCCGCCGGCCATCCCCGGTATCGGCACCGCCGGCGGGTTCACCTTCGTTCTGGAAGACCGTGCAGGTAAAGATATCTCCTTTCTCGCCAATAATGTGAAGACTTTCATGGAGGCTGCCCATAAGCGGCCGGAGCTGACTTCTCTCGCTACAACCTTCAGCCCTGCCGTGCCGCAGATGTATGTAAACGTGGACCGTGACAAGGTGCTCAAACAGGGTGTTGAACTTGATGACGTATACCAGACGCTGCAATGTTTCATGGGAGGTACCTTTGTAAATTACTTTAATCGTTTCGGCCGCCAGTGGCAGGTTTATGTCCAGGCCGAGGGCGACTACCGGACGCAGGTTGAAAACCTCGGCCAGTTCTATGTCCGTAATAACAACGGCAACATGGTGCCCCTTTCTGCGCTCGCTGATGTCAAAAATACATCAGGCCCGGAATTTACCGTGCGGTATAACCAGTACCGCAGCGCTCAGATTTATGGAAGCGCTGCTCCTGGATACAGCTCTGCCCAGGCGATGAAAGCCCTTGAGGAAGTTTTTGCCCGGACCATGCCTCGCGAGATGGGTTTCGACTATATGGGCATGTCATACCAGGAAAAGAAGGCACAGCAGGGTATACCGGTGTCGGCCATCTTTGCTTTCTCGGTGCTCTGCGTTTTTCTTATACTTGCGGCGCAGTACGAGAGCTGGTCGCTGCCCTTCAGCGTACTTCTCGGTACACCGATTGCAGTGATGGGGGCATTCCTGGGTCTTCTGGTGCGCGGGCAGGAAAACAATATCTATGCCCAGATCGGTCTCGTCATGCTTATCGGTCTGGCTGCAAAGAATGCCATCCTGATTGTGGAGTTTGCTAAAACGGAATACGAGAAGGGAACACCCCTCGTTGATGCTGCACTTTACGGTGCCCGGTTGCGTCTGCGGCCGATTCTTATGACCTCATTTGCCTTCATCCTCGGCTGTGTGCCGTTGGCTATTGCGAGCGGCGCCGGTGCAGCAGGCCGTCAGGTGATGGGTACAGCGGTTATCGGAGGGATGCTCGCAGCAACTTTCATAGCAATTTTCCTTATCCCTGTAACGTTTTATATAGTGGAGAAGCTGTCACATCGAGGAAAGAAAGAGGATAAAAGTGAAAAGTGAAATGATGAAAACAAAAAATGAGGGTGAGTGACATGAAAAGATTTATAACCTTCCTGATATCTATAGCTGTACTTACGGGCTGCGCCATCGGCCCCGACTACAAACGCCCGGCAATCGATACACCCGCCTCCTGGCGCTTTGAAGAGAAAGAGACCAGGGATGTTGCCAACACGACCTGGTGGGAGCAGTTCAATGACCCGGTTTTAAATGATCTTATTCAGATTTCGCTCAGTGAGAACAAGGACCTGAAGATTGCATCTGCGAGGATCGAGAGTTATATAGGACAATACTGGGTAGCACGGGCGGGTCTTTTTCCACAGATCGCTGCCGGCGGCAGCGCAGGCAAAAGCCGTATCAGTGAGTTAGGTTCGACCCCGTTATCATCCCAGACTGAGAATCCGGCGTGGGCCTATCAGGCTTCTCTAAACTCCATGACCGGCAGTTGGGAGATTGATGTCTGGGGTCGCCTGCGCCGGGCAACAGAGGCGGCGCGTGCTGACCTTTTGAGTTCCGAAGAGGGGAGACGCGCTGTCATCCTCTCGCTCGTCTCTTTTGTAGCAAACGCCTACATAAACCTCCGCGATCTCGATAAACAGCTCGAAGTGGCGGAACGTACCGTACAAAGCAGAGAGGACTCCTATAAACTGTTTACACTTCGTTATAAGGGAGGGATCATTTCCCTGCTGGAACTTTCACAGGTGGAGTCTGAGTATGAACA
Proteins encoded in this region:
- a CDS encoding multidrug efflux RND transporter permease subunit; this encodes MTKFFINRPIVAMVISILMVIVGIVAMLSLPVAQFPSIVPPEIQVQTTFLGADALTVEQSVATPLEQQINGVDNMLYMYSINANNGQMTLRVAFDVATDPNIDQVLTQMRQQQAQSQLPQSVRNYGITNPKSLSSPLMLVTLYSPKGTYDATFLANYAYININDPLSRTPGVGQVQIFGAGQYAMRLWLKPDKLAKLQITAPEIWAALNAQNKVNPIGQVGAEPVPKGQEFTYTLRTQGRLVTEEEFGDIVVRAKSDGSIVRVKDVARVELGAQMYNIIGRMNGAPAAILAVYQLPGSNAIEAARGVRKMLEEMKRRFPQDLDYRVSLDTTLAVTEGINEIVHTLWEAVLLVILVVFIFLQGWRATLIPLVAVPVSLIGTFAVFPLLGFSINTLSLFGLVLAIGLVVDDAIVVVEAVEKHIEEGMPPKEATIKAMEEVSGPVVAIALILAAVFIPTAFIPGITGRLYQQFAVTIAISMLISAFNALSLSPALAALLLRPKKESRGIMGRFFQGFNHWFSRATEGYVGTCGFLIKKAGRSLMFLALVAVAVAFFGMKLPSGFLPEEDQGFFYLDVQLPEASSLQRLDATCKQIETILRQTPGVEVFNTIVGYSILSQVNTTYNAYFSVTLKPWHKRKKAEEKYAAIMARVNQELNKLPSTQAFAFSPPAIPGIGTSGGITFMLEDRAGKGIDFLAENTKRFMDTARKRPEFASVTTSFYPAVPQMYASVDRDKAVKQGVNLADLYQALQSFMGGPFVNYFNRFGRQWQVYILADGEYRTRAENIGQFYVRNKYDQMVPLSSLVTIEKSTGPEFTQRYNEYRASQINVIQAPKYSSGQAMAALEEVFKQTMPSEMGFDYMGMSYQQKAAAEGISPMVIFGLSLLFVFLILAAQYESWSLPFSVLLGTPIAIFGAFAGIWLRSMENNVYAQIGLVMLIGLAAKNAILIVEFAKAKFEEGKSITEAALEGARIRLRPILMTAFAFILGTVPLAIASGSGAMSRQILGTVVIGGMLAATLIAVFLIPVTFYVIEKFAHRQETEPVATPHLPGPPAGN
- a CDS encoding multidrug efflux RND transporter permease subunit; protein product: MSKFFINRPIVAMVIAIITVIVGIVAMTRLPIAQFPDIVPPEILVEATYTGADALTLEQAVATPIEQQMNGVDNMLYMYSINANNGQTQLRVDFDVGTDPNTDEVLAQMRFGQAESQLPSEVNAMGVTIKKSASSPLVVFAIYSPKETYDQVFLANYAYININDPLSRVKGVGQVQIFGAGQYAMRLWVKPDYLAKLGVTVNDITNAINSQNTVNPSGQIGAEPAPPGQEFTYTVIAQGRLISEKEFGEIVIRANSDGSLLRVKDVARVELGAQSYNIIGRFNGKPAAVIAVYQLPGSNAIDTAERTKKLMEEWKKRFPQDLEYTVCLDTTLAVIEGMREIVKTLIEALILVIIVVFLFLQGWRATLIPLCAVPVSLVGTFALFPLFGFSINTLSLFGLVLAIGLVVDDAIVVVEAVEKHIEEGMPPKEATIKAMEEVSGPVVAIALILAAVFIPTAFIPGITGRLYQQFAVTIAISVLISAFNALTLSPALAALLLRPKTKGSGLLQKFYDLFNRVFKRATDGYVGLCGVAIRKTLISLIILVGVVAMSGIFARMVPGSFLPEEDQGYQFAALQLPFAASLQRTDEAVKKVEEIIQKTPGVKYCTAVTGFNLLSQITNTYSGFFFITLEEWAKRKKPEEQYEAIMMHIYEEMSKVSEGFGFPISPPAIPGIGTAGGFTFVLEDRAGKDISFLANNVKTFMEAAHKRPELTSLATTFSPAVPQMYVNVDRDKVLKQGVELDDVYQTLQCFMGGTFVNYFNRFGRQWQVYVQAEGDYRTQVENLGQFYVRNNNGNMVPLSALADVKNTSGPEFTVRYNQYRSAQIYGSAAPGYSSAQAMKALEEVFARTMPREMGFDYMGMSYQEKKAQQGIPVSAIFAFSVLCVFLILAAQYESWSLPFSVLLGTPIAVMGAFLGLLVRGQENNIYAQIGLVMLIGLAAKNAILIVEFAKTEYEKGTPLVDAALYGARLRLRPILMTSFAFILGCVPLAIASGAGAAGRQVMGTAVIGGMLAATFIAIFLIPVTFYIVEKLSHRGKKEDKSEK